Proteins encoded within one genomic window of Chroicocephalus ridibundus chromosome 7, bChrRid1.1, whole genome shotgun sequence:
- the DHRS13 gene encoding dehydrogenase/reductase SDR family member 13: MGWALLGAGLLLALYTLLRHGLRPAVPPPRSPAALRGRTAIVTGGSGGIGAATALELARGGARVVLAARDALRGEAAARRIRTETGNPEVRFMQLDLASLRSVRAFASAFLRQEPHLHLLINNAGVSAGGMTEDGFSLSFQVNHLGHFLLTQLLLERLQSCAPSRVVIVASRAHCAGRLHPDTLGRPPPGPLSAFQDYCDSKLANMLHARELATRLQGTQVTCYAVHPGFVNTELFRHTPLWLKPFFLPLVWLFFREAAEGAQTSLHCATQEGLECFSGRYFADCRLQEPWPLARDDRLARALWEASERLVGLVGAGESPSPAPAAVRQ; this comes from the exons ATGGGGTGGGCGCTGCTGGGtgcggggctgctgctggccctcTACACGCTGCTTCGCCACGGGCTGCGCCccgccgtccccccgccccgctcccccgccgcgctccgcggCCGCACCGCCATCGTCACCG GGGGAAGCGGCGGCATCGGGGCGGCCACGGCGCTGGAGCTGGCCCGCGGCGGGGCCCGCGTCGTGCTGGCGGCCCGCGACGCCCTGCGGGGGGAGGCCGCCGCCCGCCGCATCCGCACG gagaCGGGGAACCCGGAGGTGCGGTTCATGCAGCTGGACCTGGCCAGCCTACGCTCGGTACGAGCCTTTGCCAGCGCCTTCCTGCGCCAGGAGCCCCACCTGCACCTCCTCATCAACAACGCGG GGGTGAGCGCCGGGGGCATGACAGAGGATGGCTTCAGCCTCTCCTTCCAGGTGAACCACCTGGGCCACTTCTTGctcacccagctgctgctggagcggcTGCAGAGCTGCGCGCCCAGCCGCGTGGTCATCGTCGCTTCCCGCGCCCACTGCGCCGGCCGCCTGCACCCCGACACCCTGGGCCGCCCACCCCCTGGGCCGCTGTCAGCCTTCCAGGACTACTGCGACAGCAAGCTGGCCAACATGCTGCACGCCCGCGAGCTGGCCACGCGCCTGCAGGGCACCCAGGTGACGTGCTACGCCGTGCACCCAG GGTTCGTCAACACGGAGCTCTTCCGCCACACGCCACTCTGGCTGAAGCCGTTCTTCCTGCCGCTGGTCTGGCTCTTCTTCCGCGAGGCGGCCGAAGGCGCCCAGACCTCCCTGCACTGCGCCACGCAGGAGGGCCTCGAGTGCTTCAGCGGCCGCTACTTCGCCGACTGTCGCCTGCAGGAGCCGTGGCCACTGGCCCGCGACGACCGGCTTGCCCGGGCGCTCTGGGAGGCCAGCgagaggctggtggggctggttggggctggggagagccctTCGCCAGCCCCTGCTGCTGTCAGGCAATAA